From the genome of Argentina anserina chromosome 4, drPotAnse1.1, whole genome shotgun sequence, one region includes:
- the LOC126790071 gene encoding glucan endo-1,3-beta-glucosidase 14-like, with protein MAKWYNVAFLLLCWFICFSGLGFVQRAEALGINYGQLGDNLLQPQQVVSLLKSNNITEARIYDTNPQILSAFANSDIELIVTVENDMLNQMTNSEAAVQWVVTRIKPYIPATKITGIMLGNEVDATDLLPSLVPAMSNIQRALSQLGYDSHIKVSSPFSYAVMGESYPPSAASFKPEVSHVMTQLLELLSTTKTPFWINAYPYFAYRDNSKDISLEYALLDNVNSSAGVTDPSSNLHYDNLLYAQVDAVNYAIQALGFYDIEVKVAETGWPSKGNDDEIGASMENAATYNGNLLKRQSAKEGTPLKSSLDVYIFALFNENKKQGPTSERNFGLFNPDGSVAYDVGLSGLSSATSTSSSPLSLAVTGTITN; from the exons ATGGCAAAGTGGTACAATGTTGCTTTTCTACTTCTATGTTGGTTCATCTGTTTCTCAGGGCTTGGATTCGTACAAAGAGCTGAAGCGCTTGGCATCAACTACGGCCAACTCGGGGACAATTTGCTTCAACCACAACAAGTCGTGAGCCTCTTAAAGTCCAACAACATCACAGAAGCAAGGATTTACGACACCAACCCTCAAATTCTATCTGCTTTCGCAAATTCAGATATTGAGCTCATTGTTACAGTGGAAAACGACATGTTAAACCAAATGACCAACTCCGAAGCGGCGGTACAATGGGTGGTTACACGCATCAAGCCTTACATTCCAGCAACAAAAATCACAGGCATTATGCTAGGGAACGAGGTCGATGCCACAGATTTGCTACCTAGCCTTGTACCAGCCATGTCCAACATCCAGAGGGCATTGTCTCAGTTAGGCTATGATTCACACATCAAGGTGTCATCCCCCTTTTCTTATGCTGTGATGGGAGAGTCGTATCCACCTTCTGCCGCTAGTTTCAAACCCGAGGTCTCCCATGTAATGACGCAATTATTAGAGCTTTTATCAACCACGAAGACACCGTTTTGGATTAATGCATATCCTTACTTTGCGTACAGAGACAACTCCAAAGATATTTCTCTAGAATATGCCCTATTAGACAATGTCAATTCGTCAGCAGGAGTAACCGACCCTAGTAGCAATTTGCACTATGACAATTTGTTGTATGCTCAAGTAGATGCAGTCAATTATGCCATTCAAGCTTTAGGGTTTTATGATATAGAAGTTAAGGTCGCCGAAACAGGATGGCCGTCAAAAGGgaatgatgatgaaattggtgCAAGTATGGAGAATGCTGCAACATACAATGGTAACTTGTTGAAGAGGCAATCGGCTAAGGAAGGTACACCTTTGAAGTCTAGCCTTGACGTCTATATTTTTGCTCTTTTCAACGAGAACAAGAAGCAGGGACCAACTTCAGAGAGGAATTTTGGTCTATTTAACCCTGATGGAAGTGTAGCTTATGATGTGGGCTTGTCTGGATTATCATCTGCCACAA GCACAAGCTCAAGTCCACTCAGCTTAGCTGTTACTGGTACAATTACAAACTAA
- the LOC126790078 gene encoding uncharacterized protein LOC126790078, with protein MSETSSKPSYIFPPEMATQVSGRKYKNSVLYKLLKLWAKATVCVVVLPIIFFICVPLSILLIPPLFIASTWAFCMCKIIYFLCPLRVVDTNHTMKFFRFCTTHILGTTSTTKANDNDDEENMKEELIAKSREDKKQPVSEVELDPLKVPCLYESDDHEQENKEGRNVKEEVGKIGMYEQLEQGSWRVLVPKPRIPKRKKEKHTFHEVLSYWKSKEKAQAASAGTREEDYCII; from the exons ATGAGTGAAACTTCATCAAAACCGTCATACATATTCCCACCAGAAATGGCAACTCAAGTTTCAGGGAGGAAATACAAAAACTCAGTTTTGTACAAGCTGCTAAAGTTGTGGGCAAAGGCAACCGTATGTGTAGTAGTGCTCCCCATAATCTTCTTCATCTGCGTCCCACTGTCTATCCTTCTCATCCCACCGTTATTTATTGCTTCTACATGGGCGTTTTGTATGTGCAAGATAATATATTTCTTGTGCCCCCTTAGAGTTGTAGACACGAATCACACCATGAAGTTTTTCAGATTCTGTACCACACATATATTAGGCACTACCAGCACAACCAAGGCTAATGATAATGACGATGAGGAAAATATGAAGGAGGAGTTGATAGCCAAGAGTCGGGAGGATAAGAAGCAGCCGGTGAGCGAGGTTGAGTTGGATCCTTTGAAGGTGCCGTGTTTATATGAATCTGATGATCACGagcaagaaaacaaagaagggCGGAATGTTAAGGAAGAAGTGGGTAAAATCGGCATGTACGAACAACTGGAACAAGGATCATGGCGAGTTTTGGTACCAAAGCCTCGGATACCCAAACGGAAGAAGGAGAAACATACG TTCCACGAAGTTTTATCATATTGGAAAAGCAAGGAGAAAGCACAGGCAGCATCAGCTGGCACAAGAGAAGAAGATTATTGCATCATCTAG
- the LOC126790073 gene encoding transcription factor BIM2 produces MRSAGKGSQDEDEYEEDDFGSKKDGPSSNSANPNSKDAKSNDKASAIRSKHSVTEQRRRSKINERFQILRDLIPHSEQKRDTASFLLEVIEYVQYLQERVNKHEGSCQGWSAEPTKLMPWRNSHWRVQSFVGQPQPIKNDTGVISPFPGKFDENNISITPNIIVNNTQNPLETEPSRDVATKIMDQQPELVNKGLPPPMPMPLPLPENLLPPVRTDGILSHPLHGSISDAQSTQCPTTSGDTLNQQGELTIEGGTISISSVYSQGLLNSLSHALQTAGVDLSQASVSVQIDLGNRANRGLSSGTPASKDHENPHSSNQTIAHFRDAGSGDDSDQAHKRLKS; encoded by the exons ATGAGAAGCGCAGGGAAAGGTAGCCAGGATGAAGATGAGTACGAGGAAGACGACTTTGGCTCCAAGAAAGATGGCCCTTCTTCCAATTCAGCCAATCCCAATAGTAAAG ATGCTAAGAGCAATGATAAGGCTAGTGCTATAAGATCGAAGCATTCGGTGACGGAGCAGCGGAGAAGGAGCAAGATCAATGAGAG attccaGATATTGAGAGATCTAATACCACATAGTGAGCAAAAACGAGATACAGCATCGTTCTTGCTGGAG GTGATCGAGTATGTCCAGTATTTACAGGAAAGGGTAAACAAACATGAAGGTTCGTGTCAGGGGTGGAGTGCAGAGCCGACAAAGTTAATGCCGTGG AGGAATAGCCACTGGCGTGTTCAGAGTTTTGTTGGTCAACCTCAGCCGATAAAGAATGATACTGGTGTaatttcaccatttcctgGAAAGTTTGATGAAAATAACATCTCTATCACTCCGAATATTATTGTAAACAACACACAGAATCCATTAGAAACTGAACCTAGCAGGGATGTTGCCACTAAAATCATGGATCAGCAACCTGAGTTAGTGAATAAGGGACTTCCTCCGCCTATGCCTATGCCTCTGCCTTTGCCAGAAAATCTGCTTCCCCCTGTCAGAACTGATGGCATACTTTCCCATCCTCTGCACGGATCAATATCTGATGCTCAATCAACTCAATGCCCCACCACCAGTGGTGATACACTAAATCAACAGGGTGAGCTTACTATTGAAGGTGGAACAATAAGCATCTCAAGTGTTTACTCACAAGG GTTATTGAACTCTCTGAGTCATGCACTGCAGACTGCAGGTGTAGACCTGTCACAGGCTAGTGTCTCAGTGCAGATTGATCTTGGTAATCGCGCAAACCGAGGGCTGTCTTCTGGAACACCTGCCTCtaag GATCATGAGAATCCACATTCAAGCAATCAAACAATAGCACATTTTAGGGATGCTGGCAGTGGGGATGATTCAGATCAAGCTCATAAGCGGCTGAAGTCATAA
- the LOC126790063 gene encoding phosphatidylinositol 4-kinase gamma 5-like: MSRKLDSPVQTQMAVALFKSPLTGEYHGSKRVEGKQPAGRRRVYVQTETGCVFGMELDRGDNAHTVKRRMQLALNVPTDESSLTFGDLVLKNDLSAVRNDAPLLLTRNLMHRSSSTPCLSPTGRDMQHRDWSGPIEILGNSDRFAGTKQVVKDIKKAIKMGVEPIPVHSGLGGAYYFRNSRGDSVAIVKPTDEEPFAPNNPKGFVGMALGQPGLKRSVRVGETGFREVAAYLLDKDHSANVPPTALVKITHSIFNINDGVNGNKPQKKRLVSKIASCQQFIQHDFDASDHGTSSFPVAAVHRIGILDIRILNTDRHAGNLLVRKLDGVGRFGQVDLIPIDHGLCLPECLEDPYFEWIHWPQASIPFSDDELDYIEKLNPVEECEMLRRELPMIREACLRVLVLCTIFLKESAAYGLCLAEIGEMMTREFRSGEEEPSELEVICMEARRMVAEREVPSPKADMGVEEFLFDIDCEDTESDLKFSAEDYVTRTAFPFGNGSGHGRSLLSKLEESIEEEEESEGEEQQAIASLPPSKHIPSVAKLSMSLKTTSLGEKTFLKYAGANTENGYIVNTSSGHRSANEQLPASVSFVKLADMNEDDWTLFLEKFQDLLYPAFAKRKSVTLGQRQRQRLGTSCQF; encoded by the coding sequence ATGTCGCGTAAGCTGGACAGTCCCGTGCAGACCCAAATGGCAGTGGCGTTATTTAAGAGTCCGCTGACTGGTGAGTACCATGGAAGCAAGAGGGTGGAGGGGAAACAGCCTGCTGGTCGGAGAAGGGTTTATGTGCAGACGGAGACGGGATGTGTGTTTGGGATGGAATTGGATCGCGGTGACAATGCCCATACTGTGAAGAGGAGGATGCAGCTTGCTCTCAATGTTCCAACTGATGAGAGCTCGTTGACATTTGGAGATTTGGTGTTGAAGAATGATCTTAGTGCAGTTCGGAATGATGCCCCCCTTCTTCTTACACGTAACCTTATGCATAGAAGCTCATCAACTCCGTGTCTATCACCTACTGGGAGAGATATGCAGCATAGAGATTGGAGTGGTCCTATAGAGATATTAGGGAACTCAGATCGGTTTGCTGGAACAAAGCAGGTGGTTAAGGACATTAAGAAGGCCATCAAGATGGGGGTTGAACCAATTCCTGTGCATAGTGGGCTTGGAGGTGCATACTATTTTAGGAATAGTAGAGGTGATAGTGTTGCAATAGTGAAGCCAACTGATGAAGAACCCTTTGCCCCCAACAACCCAAAAGGTTTTGTTGGTATGGCTCTGGGCCAACCAGGTTTGAAGCGTTCAGTGCGGGTTGGGGAGACTGGTTTCAGAGAAGTCGCAGCTTATCTGCTCGACAAAGATCACTCTGCAAATGTGCCCCCCACTGCCTTGGTGAAGATCACTCACTCAATCTTTAACATAAATGATGGCGTGAATGGGAACAAGCCACAGAAGAAGAGGCTGGTTAGCAAGATTGCATCTTGCCAACAATTTATACAACATGATTTTGATGCCAGTGATCATGGGACATCCAGCTTTCCAGTAGCAGCTGTGCATCGTATTGGGATTTTAGACATTAGGATTTTAAACACAGACAGGCATGCGGGTAATCTCTTAGTTAGGAAACTTGATGGTGTTGGGAGGTTTGGTCAAGTGGACCTCATTCCCATTGACCATGGCCTTTGCTTGCCAGAATGTTTGGAGGACCCATACTTTGAGTGGATACATTGGCCTCAGGCTTCTATTCCATTCTCAGATGATGAGCTTGATTACATAGAAAAGCTCAATCCAGTCGAGGAATGTGAGATGCTGCGAAGGGAGCTTCCCATGATACGAGAGGCTTGTCTCAGGGTTTTGGTTCTCTGCACCATATTTCTGAAGGAGTCTGCTGCTTATGGTCTCTGTCTTGCTGAGATAGGTGAGATGATGACTAGGGAATTTCGTAGTGGTGAGGAGGAGCCTAGTGAACTTGAGGTGATTTGCATGGAAGCAAGGAGGATGGTAGCGGAGAGGGAGGTGCCATCCCCCAAGGCTGATATGGGAGTTGAGGAGTTCCTATTTGATATAGATTGTGAGGACACAGAATCAGACCTCAAATTTTCAGCAGAGGATTATGTGACTAGGACAGCTTTTCCATTTGGAAATGGTAGCGGACATGGCCGGTCTCTTCTCTCTAAATTAGAAGAAAGCAttgaggaggaagaggaaagTGAAGGAGAAGAGCAACAGGCGATAGCAAGTTTGCCACCTTCTAAACACATCCCATCAGTTGCAAAGCTTTCTATGTCGCTGAAGACTACAAGTTTGGGCGAGAAGACCTTCCTGAAATACGCAGGAGCAAATACAGAAAACGGATACATAGTGAATACATCATCTGGTCACAGGAGTGCGAATGAGCAACTTCCTGCAAGCGTGAGCTTTGTGAAGCTGGCTGACATGAATGAGGATGACTGGACCTTGTTTCTAGAGAAGTTCCAGGACCTGCTTTACCCAGCATTTGCAAAACGCAAGTCTGTTACTCTAGGTCAGAGGCAGAGACAGAGGCTTGGTACCTCTTGCCAGTTTTGA